One window of the Colletotrichum destructivum chromosome 4, complete sequence genome contains the following:
- a CDS encoding Putative aldehyde dehydrogenase domain, aldehyde/histidinol dehydrogenase, with protein sequence MVTPNESSGTDAAQCPVPLVINGKDVVTKTTFPKVGPLENKQIWTASAASEADAIAAADAAQAAFPAWSKTKPSRRRDIFLRAADIMDKRRVELGEYMRQEVGANQGYQDFILGLAIEGLKDTAGKIAEACTGSVPDSIHDGMRAIVYKRPYGVVLGIAPWNAAYHLGLRAVTFALAAGNTTVLKGSELLPKCYWAMVDVFREAGLPDGCLNLVLHRPEDASAITNTLIAHPAVRKINFTGSSRVGSIVSAEAGRHLKPVLMELGGKSNAVVLADADLEKAALHCAVGAFINAGQICMSTERILVHSSVAEQFESAFKASVDKIFGSAPDTPMLITAGSVTRNQALVQDAVSKGAKTLGLSPELDQGKVPTQMRPVILTNVNPTMDLYGGESFGPSVSIYTFETEDEMVKLANDTDYGLAASIYSEDLRAAFRIADRLESGAVHINSMTVHDEFALPHGGVKKSGFGRFNGTKGLEEFLYCKSVTWME encoded by the exons ATGGTGACCCCAAACGAATCATCCGGTACAGACGCGGCCCAATGCCCCGTCCCCCTCGTCATCAACGGAAAGGATGTCGTGACGAAGACAACGTTTCCAAAGGTTGGACCCCTCGAGAACAAACAGATCTGGACCGCGTCGGCCGCCTCGGAAGcggacgccatcgccgccgccgacgcggcgCAGGCCGCATTCCCGGCATGGTCCAAGACGAAGCCGTCACGCCGCCGTGACATCTTCCTCCGCGCGGCCGACATCATGGACAAGCGGCgtgtcgagctcggcgagtATATGCGCCAAGAGGTCGGCGCGAACCAGGGCTACCAGGATTTTATCCTGGGCCTGGCCATCGAGGGCCTGAAGGACACAGCGGGGAAGATCGCGGAGGCCTGCACGGGCAGCGTCCCCGACTCGATCCACGACGGCATGCGGGCCATCGTGTACAAACGCCCGTACGGCGTCGTTCTGGGCATCGCGCCCTG GAACGCAGCCTACCATCTCGGCCTCCGAGCCGTGACCTTTGCCCTGGCGGCAGGCAACACCACCGTGCTGAAGGGGTCAGAACTCCTCCCCAAGTGCTACTGGGCCATGGTCGATGTCTtccgcgaggccggcctgcCCGACGGCTGCCTGAACCTCGTCCTCCACCGCCCGGAGGACGCATCCGCCATCACGAACACGCTCATCGCCCACCCGGCGGTCAGGAAGATCAACTTCACCGGAAGCAGTCGCGTCGGCAGCATCGTCTCCGCGGAGGCGGGCCGCCACCTGAAGCCCGTGCTCATGGAGCTCGGGGGCAAGTCGAACGCCGTGGTCCTGGCGGACGCGGACCTCGAAAAGGCCGCCCTCCATTGCGCCGTCGGAGCTTTCATAAAC GCCGGTCAGATATGCATGTCGACGGAGCGCATCTTGGTTCATTCCTCGGTCGCGGAACAGTTCGAGTCCGCTTTCAAGGCGTCGGTGGACAAAATATTCGGCTCCGCCCCGGACACGCCCATGCTCATCACTGCCGGGTCGGTCACCCGCAACCAAGCCCTGGTGCAGGATGCCGTGTCAAAGGGTGCCAAGACACTGGGTCTCTCACCCGAGCTGGACCAAGGGAAAGTCCCGACTCAGATGCGCCCCGTCATTCTCACCAACGTGAACCCGACGATGGACCTCTACGGCGGCGAGTCGTTCGGGCCCAGCGTCTCCATCTACACGTTTGAGACGGAGGATGAGATGGTCAAGCTTGCCAATGACACGGACTACGGGCTGGCTGCCTCCATCTACTCGGAAGACCTCCGGGCGGCGTTCCGAATCGCGGACAGGCTGGAATCTGGCGCTGTCCACATCAACTCCATGACGGTTCACGACGAGTTTGCCCTTCCTCACGGGGGTGTCAAGAAGAGCGGCTTCGGGAGGTTCAACGGGACGAAGGGCTTGGAGGAGTTTCTCTACTGCAAGTCGGTGACCTGGATGGAGTAG
- a CDS encoding Putative major facilitator superfamily, MFS transporter superfamily produces the protein MSAKMDNSTKEITVEVVSHGSAISTDGGDHKAESRIRLKTDLCVIPLAALIFMFCFIDRSNIGNARLAGLERDLSLVGYDFNSVNTIFYVSYIVFEIPSNVLCKIVGPGWYLPGLTVLFGLLTVASAYVNNYSQLAACRFLLGIAEAGIMPGLSYYLSRFYTHSELTFRLSLYIVMGPLAGAFGGLLASAILRLQGFGARIPAGSWRAIFAVEGILTVAVGLLSLVILTDRPETARFLSLEEREIAANRLKEERIGTTVILDTISKTKMIKGAINPVTATTSICFMFCSLSIQGLALFAPTIVRSIYPDASVTRQQLLTVPPYAFGAVCLLSMCFASWKLNRRQVFMTTARYAAVFLMASTSFILGPLCHSQASANVSSDTARNMSIAICMFFGNIGSLVSTWSFLPSDAPNYPIGCGLNLATSTLIMVTAAGTWVWMRRDNSRRDQKNVDAELASLNSEEAEQLEWKHPAFRWRL, from the exons ATGTCCGCCAAGATGGACAATTCCACGAAAGAGATCACCGTCGAAGTGGTTAGCCACGGCTCTGCTATTTCGACTGATGGTGGCGACCACAAGGCGGAAAGCAGGATCCGTCTCAAGACCGATCTATGCGTCATTCCACTGGCTGCACTCATCTTCATGTTCTGCTTCATCGACCGGTCCAACATTGGCAACGCTCGCCTGGCGGGGCTGGAAAGGGATCTCAGCCTCGTCGGCTACGACTTCAACTCGGTGAACACCATCTTCTACGTCTCGTACATCGTCTTCGAGATCCCTTCCAACGTCCTCTGCAAGATCGTCGGCCCCGGCTGGTACCTCCCGGGGCTCACTGTTCTCTTTGGCCTCCTT ACCGTTGCCAGCGCCTATGTGAACAACTACTCGCAGCTGGCGGCCTGCCGGTTCCTCCTCGGCATTGCAGAGGCTGGCATCATGCCGGGTTTGTCGTACTATCTCTCCCGCTTCTACACGCACTCGGAGCTCACCTTTCGCCTCTCGCTCTACATCGTCATGGGGCCCCTCGCCGGTGCTTTCGGCGGTCTTCTGGCATCCGCCATCTTACGACTCCAAGGTTTCGGTGCCCGGATTCCTGCGGGATCCTGGCGCGCCATATTTGCCGTGGAAGGCATCTTGACGGTCGCCGTGGGTTTGCTCTCCCTGGTCATCTTGACTGATAGACCCGAGACGGCCCGCTTTTTGAGTCTCGAGGAGCGTGAGATCGCCGCCAACCGCTTGAAAGAAGAGAGGATCGGCACCACCGTCATCTTGGACACGATCAGCAAGACCAAGATGATCAAGGGAGCCATCAATCCGGTCACGGCCACCACGTCCATCTGCTTCATGTTCTGCAGTCTCTCGATCCAGGGTCTCGCTCTCTTCGCCCCGACGATTGTCAGGTCCATCTACCCCGAT GCCAGTGTCACTCGTCAGCAGCTATTGACTGTCCCTCCGTACGCCTTCGGAGCCGTCTGCCTCTTGTCCATGTGCTTCGCCAGCTGGAAGCTCAACAGACGCCAGGTCTTCATG ACGACGGCTCGGTACGCGGCCGTCTTTCTCATGGCGAGCACGTCCTTCATTCTCGGACCCCTCTGCCATTCGCAGGCCAGCGCCAACGTCAGCTCCGACACGGCCAGGAACATGTCCATCGCGATCTGCATGTTCTTTGGCAACATCGGCAGCCTGGTCTCCACGTGGTCCTTCTTGCCCAGCGATGCGCCCAACTACCCCATCGGCTGCGGTCTGAACTTGGCGACGTCCACGCTCATCAtggtcaccgccgccggaaCGTGGGTATGGATGCGCCGGGACAATAGCAGGCGGGACCAGAAGaacgtcgacgccgagctcgctTCTTTGAACTCGGAAGAGGCGGAGCAGCTTGAATGGAAACATCCTGCTTTTCGCTGGAGGCTTTAA